A genomic window from Sulfurimonas sp. includes:
- the fliR gene encoding flagellar biosynthetic protein FliR: protein MNWPHIFSDAYIVGFILLFFRFGALFMAVPIFSHNSIPAEVKASMAFFFTIVFYSSMPPLAIPITVPSIVLAILSEMFFGLAIGTILQLAFNVITFAGGQISFMMGFSMASAIDPQSGISMPIISQFLSLIALMILFAIDMHHWMLLFIDGSLKNIPLGGFLMSENLFTYLIKASSNMFLVGFMIAFPITALSWLADVIFGMLMKTMPQFNLLVIGFPIKIMVSFAVLIATFSAIMLILKGQMLEAFNFLEMFF from the coding sequence ATGAATTGGCCTCATATTTTTAGCGATGCTTACATAGTCGGCTTTATTCTTCTTTTTTTTAGATTCGGCGCACTATTTATGGCTGTACCTATATTTTCTCACAATAGCATACCGGCAGAAGTAAAAGCGTCAATGGCATTTTTTTTCACTATTGTTTTTTACTCTTCTATGCCACCTCTTGCAATACCCATAACCGTACCGAGTATAGTATTGGCAATACTAAGCGAGATGTTTTTTGGCTTGGCAATAGGCACGATTTTGCAACTTGCGTTTAATGTTATAACATTTGCCGGCGGACAGATATCTTTTATGATGGGTTTTTCGATGGCAAGTGCGATAGATCCGCAATCCGGTATTTCGATGCCGATTATTTCGCAATTCCTCTCTCTTATAGCACTTATGATACTTTTTGCTATAGATATGCATCACTGGATGCTTCTTTTTATAGACGGCTCGCTGAAAAATATTCCGCTTGGCGGCTTTTTGATGAGTGAAAATCTTTTTACTTATCTAATAAAGGCATCGTCAAATATGTTTTTGGTCGGTTTTATGATTGCATTTCCTATTACGGCTCTCTCTTGGTTAGCGGATGTTATATTTGGAATGCTTATGAAAACAATGCCTCAATTTAACCTTCTTGTAATCGGTTTTCCTATAAAAATTATGGTTTCGTTTGCCGTGCTTATCGCAACATTTAGCGCTATTATGCTGATTTTAAAAGGGCAAATGCTAGAAGCTTTTAATTTTTTAGAGATGTTTTTTTAG
- a CDS encoding DNA topoisomerase IV, whose protein sequence is MRILLLNNNPVVNKLVTLSAQKTSNTLDTAESVEAVESKKYDILIVDDALYSEDAMEKLRNKIEFSKSLYIHSKDAKPAEEFTRTLKKPFLPTDLVELLIFLVKEADAINPDKLDTSGSFKEADKELDTFGETDEIEEIEDLDEIDEIEDLDKIEDFDELDSSDEGEINFDDFDESLDNEFNLEEEIEDLESAQKSSDGILDKDELQEVQNLLEETEAQDGAIEDSFDDLEFGNDLELGEDELKLDDSLELDDDLELDDGLALEEGKQEDEVSEVDNLEFDEEIKDDFEFEDSLELEENKQEEKVDEEFDDTLNLEENKQEEKADEEFDDTLNLEDLESQIESAVRELSDEDLQSEVDENMLLDIDSLTSRDLKLAIGEEVVDEELNETEISHEEEHKAESSVDNSDNKSDVIKESGESSDEGVEALKKLLKALSNEDVVASLKGMKISINITLGDK, encoded by the coding sequence ATGAGAATATTACTTTTAAACAATAATCCTGTAGTCAATAAATTAGTAACTTTAAGTGCGCAAAAAACCTCAAATACATTGGACACGGCAGAGAGTGTCGAGGCTGTAGAATCAAAAAAATATGATATCTTGATTGTAGATGATGCTTTATATAGCGAAGATGCTATGGAAAAATTAAGGAATAAAATAGAGTTTAGTAAATCTTTATATATTCATTCAAAAGATGCAAAACCGGCGGAAGAGTTTACCAGAACTCTTAAAAAGCCTTTTTTGCCTACCGATTTGGTAGAGCTATTAATATTTTTGGTAAAAGAGGCAGATGCGATTAATCCCGACAAGTTAGATACAAGCGGCAGTTTCAAAGAGGCAGATAAAGAGTTGGATACATTTGGCGAGACAGATGAAATAGAAGAAATAGAAGATCTTGACGAAATTGACGAAATTGAAGATCTCGATAAAATTGAAGATTTTGACGAGTTGGATAGTTCGGATGAAGGTGAGATAAACTTCGATGATTTCGATGAATCGTTAGATAATGAGTTTAATTTAGAAGAAGAGATTGAGGATTTGGAATCGGCTCAAAAGAGTTCGGACGGTATCCTTGACAAAGATGAGCTTCAAGAGGTGCAAAATCTTTTAGAAGAGACCGAAGCTCAAGACGGTGCGATAGAAGATTCATTTGATGATTTAGAGTTCGGAAATGATTTAGAACTCGGCGAAGATGAACTAAAGCTAGATGATAGTTTAGAGCTTGATGATGATTTGGAGCTTGATGATGGTTTAGCGCTTGAAGAGGGCAAGCAAGAAGATGAGGTAAGCGAAGTAGATAATTTAGAATTTGACGAAGAGATAAAAGATGATTTTGAATTTGAAGATAGTTTAGAACTTGAAGAGAACAAGCAAGAAGAAAAAGTTGACGAAGAGTTTGATGATACTTTAAACCTTGAAGAGAACAAGCAAGAAGAAAAAGCTGACGAAGAGTTTGATGATACTTTAAACCTTGAAGATTTAGAGTCACAAATCGAGAGTGCGGTAAGAGAGTTGAGCGATGAAGATTTACAAAGCGAGGTAGACGAAAATATGCTGTTAGATATTGATTCTTTAACAAGCAGAGATTTAAAACTTGCAATCGGTGAAGAAGTGGTCGATGAAGAGCTTAACGAAACTGAAATAAGCCATGAAGAAGAGCATAAAGCAGAGAGCAGTGTGGATAATTCCGATAATAAATCAGATGTTATAAAAGAATCCGGTGAGAGTTCCGATGAGGGAGTGGAAGCTCTTAAGAAACTTTTAAAGGCTCTGTCAAACGAAGATGTAGTTGCTTCTTTAAAAGGGATGAAGATAAGTATAAATATAACTTTAGGTGACAAGTAG
- the gmk gene encoding guanylate kinase, protein MNHKSGAILVLSGPSGAGKSSLLNKIIGDIGECHFSISTTTRSMREGEIDGVHYYFVDEAEFKKDIEEEFFLEYAFVHGNYYGTSIKPVKEALKAGKLVIFDIDVQGNATIINRLGDITTSVFISPPTLSELKKRLESRSTDTQEVIDRRINMAKREMQRISEYDFLVVNDNIDEAADILKVIANAARVKIPANEINDFVRKWEDI, encoded by the coding sequence GTGAATCATAAATCGGGTGCTATTTTAGTTTTATCGGGTCCAAGCGGAGCAGGTAAAAGTTCTTTGCTTAATAAAATAATAGGTGATATAGGCGAATGTCACTTCTCCATCTCGACAACAACTCGTTCTATGAGAGAAGGTGAAATTGACGGTGTGCATTACTATTTTGTGGACGAAGCGGAGTTTAAAAAAGATATTGAAGAGGAATTTTTTTTAGAGTATGCATTTGTTCACGGCAACTACTACGGAACATCGATAAAACCTGTAAAAGAGGCTTTGAAAGCTGGAAAATTAGTAATATTTGATATAGATGTTCAAGGAAATGCAACTATTATAAACAGACTCGGCGATATTACAACTTCCGTGTTTATCTCTCCGCCGACACTCTCGGAGCTTAAAAAAAGACTTGAATCCCGCTCAACCGATACACAAGAGGTTATTGACCGTCGCATAAATATGGCAAAGAGAGAGATGCAAAGAATCAGCGAGTATGATTTTTTAGTCGTAAACGATAATATCGATGAGGCTGCAGATATATTAAAAGTCATAGCAAACGCAGCTAGGGTTAAAATTCCTGCAAATGAGATAAATGATTTTGTCAGAAAATGGGAAGATATATAG
- a CDS encoding twin-arginine translocase TatA/TatE family subunit yields the protein MSMPSGMELLLIFGIIVLMFGSKKIPELAKGLGQGIKSFKNEMKSDEVENATIKTAQTDAPKKVEPTGTAATTEAPKTTHQA from the coding sequence ATGAGTATGCCTAGCGGAATGGAGTTATTGTTAATATTTGGAATTATCGTTCTAATGTTTGGTTCAAAAAAAATACCTGAGTTGGCAAAAGGTCTCGGTCAAGGTATTAAGAGCTTTAAAAATGAGATGAAAAGTGATGAGGTTGAAAATGCAACTATAAAAACTGCTCAAACAGACGCTCCGAAAAAAGTAGAACCGACTGGAACCGCTGCAACAACGGAAGCTCCAAAAACAACACACCAAGCGTAA
- the argS gene encoding arginine--tRNA ligase codes for MKQRVSALLREKFGREVVLEKPRDRSFGHFATPIAFSLAKELRESPMKIAEELASSFHESDIFSNVDSVKGYLNFRLSEDFLNEYAQWALENHTEFAKGEKKEKILLEFVSANPTGPLHIGHARGAVYGDTLYRLAKHLGYDITAEYYVNDAGNQIDLLGLSIQLYGRENILKESVEYPQSYYRGDYLAPLAQNAVKEFGIEILSDESRQKELALWAKDGVMEIIKNDLADTNIFFDTFVYESSLYDDWDRVMTKMGDGIYKKDDKIFIASSQRGDDADRVVVREDGRPTYLAGDIVYHNQKFERGYDYYINIWGADHHGYIARVKAAVEFLGYDSSKLEVQLSQMVSLLKNGEPYKMSKRAGNVILMSDIVEEIGSDALRFIFASKKSDTALEFDLAEFKKQDSSNPIFYIQYAHARIKTIISKSDLSQEEIMSATLKNLNENADILMFDALLLPEVVEDAFSSRQVQKLPEYLKSLAASLHKFYYDCRIIGTEDEAKLLKLLMLVGLSLKTGLSLMGIEAKDYMSKEEE; via the coding sequence TTGAAACAACGAGTATCGGCGCTTTTGCGTGAAAAGTTTGGTCGTGAAGTTGTTTTAGAAAAGCCTCGTGATCGATCTTTTGGTCATTTTGCCACTCCTATAGCCTTTTCTTTAGCAAAAGAGCTTAGGGAATCTCCTATGAAAATTGCCGAAGAGTTAGCCTCTTCGTTTCATGAATCAGATATATTTAGCAATGTTGATTCGGTAAAAGGTTACCTCAACTTTCGTCTTAGTGAAGATTTTTTAAATGAGTATGCACAGTGGGCATTGGAAAATCATACCGAGTTTGCAAAAGGCGAGAAAAAAGAGAAAATTCTTTTAGAATTTGTCAGTGCAAATCCGACCGGTCCGCTGCATATCGGGCATGCAAGAGGCGCTGTTTACGGAGATACTCTTTATAGACTGGCAAAACACTTGGGCTATGATATAACGGCCGAGTATTATGTAAATGATGCCGGAAATCAGATAGATTTGCTTGGGCTTTCAATTCAGCTTTACGGACGCGAAAACATACTTAAAGAGAGTGTAGAGTATCCGCAGAGTTATTATAGAGGCGATTATTTAGCACCTTTGGCACAAAATGCCGTAAAAGAGTTCGGTATAGAGATTTTAAGCGACGAATCTCGTCAAAAAGAGTTGGCACTTTGGGCAAAAGACGGTGTTATGGAAATCATCAAAAATGATTTGGCAGATACAAATATTTTCTTTGACACTTTTGTTTATGAATCGTCGCTTTATGACGATTGGGATAGAGTGATGACAAAGATGGGCGATGGCATCTATAAAAAAGATGACAAAATATTTATAGCATCAAGTCAGAGAGGCGATGACGCCGATAGAGTCGTTGTTCGTGAAGACGGCAGACCGACATATCTGGCGGGCGACATAGTCTATCACAATCAAAAATTTGAACGCGGATACGACTATTATATAAATATCTGGGGAGCCGATCATCACGGATATATCGCTAGGGTAAAAGCGGCAGTTGAATTTTTGGGTTATGACAGCTCTAAACTTGAAGTGCAGCTTTCTCAAATGGTTAGCCTTTTAAAAAACGGCGAACCGTACAAAATGAGCAAGAGAGCAGGCAATGTAATACTTATGAGCGATATCGTCGAAGAGATAGGTTCCGATGCGCTAAGATTTATCTTTGCTTCAAAAAAGAGCGATACGGCACTGGAATTTGACTTGGCTGAATTTAAAAAGCAGGATAGTTCAAATCCGATTTTTTATATTCAATATGCTCATGCCAGAATAAAAACGATTATTTCCAAGAGTGATTTGAGCCAAGAAGAAATAATGTCGGCAACTCTAAAAAACTTAAATGAAAACGCCGATATCTTGATGTTTGACGCACTGCTTCTGCCTGAGGTTGTTGAAGATGCGTTTAGCTCAAGACAGGTTCAAAAGCTTCCAGAGTATCTAAAATCGCTTGCGGCTTCTTTGCATAAGTTTTATTATGATTGCCGAATCATAGGAACTGAGGATGAGGCAAAACTTCTTAAGCTTCTGATGCTTGTCGGCTTGTCTCTTAAAACAGGATTGTCTTTGATGGGAATAGAAGCAAAAGATTATATGAGTAAAGAAGAAGAGTAG
- a CDS encoding L,D-transpeptidase family protein: protein MADDFNSQRATLSCFEENKPVFDSFKVNIGKGGLGHGLGEVEFAHSPLEPLKQEGDNKAPIGVFTLDAVFGYEEDIKIKMPYLYATKDLICVDDSESSFYNQILKTPKVMPKSFEEMRRDDAQYELGIVVGHNKEQIRKAGSCIFLHVESSEDAPTAGCTSMKLEDIQKIVSWLDKSKNPILIQITKSQKDEVLKLYPMLKLEE, encoded by the coding sequence GTGGCTGATGATTTTAACTCCCAAAGAGCAACACTTAGCTGTTTTGAAGAAAATAAACCGGTTTTTGACTCATTTAAAGTAAATATCGGCAAAGGCGGTCTGGGTCACGGACTAGGTGAAGTGGAGTTTGCACACTCTCCCTTAGAGCCTTTAAAACAAGAGGGCGACAATAAAGCTCCTATCGGTGTTTTTACTCTTGATGCCGTTTTTGGATACGAAGAAGATATAAAAATAAAAATGCCTTATCTGTATGCAACAAAAGATCTGATTTGTGTTGACGATTCAGAGTCAAGTTTTTACAATCAAATTCTTAAAACACCAAAAGTAATGCCAAAAAGCTTTGAAGAGATGAGAAGAGACGACGCTCAGTATGAGTTGGGTATAGTTGTAGGACACAATAAAGAGCAGATAAGAAAAGCGGGATCTTGTATATTTTTACATGTAGAAAGCTCAGAAGATGCACCCACAGCGGGGTGCACTTCTATGAAGCTAGAAGATATCCAAAAAATAGTCTCTTGGCTGGATAAGAGTAAAAACCCGATTCTGATACAAATTACAAAATCACAAAAAGATGAAGTTTTAAAACTCTATCCGATGCTAAAGCTAGAAGAGTAG
- a CDS encoding acyl-CoA acyltransferase: MSINIRKATSADAQFLAQMILQSTRADKKIGVYDLIFKTTDDKQILNYLEKLTNTTAKYSCHFSNFLIAEIDGRSVGSLCSYEPRIVTRDVFLAALSEIGINGEESEYLGLMDICGFSLNNRTLVFDYMEELEGFMDVGILKALMHKSLLNARLKGYRIAQTIVEIGSLETLLYYKKLGFKEIKQKECEPYKEIFGRAGLVLLSIEF; this comes from the coding sequence ATGAGTATTAACATAAGAAAAGCAACTAGTGCCGACGCGCAGTTTTTAGCACAAATGATTTTACAAAGCACTAGAGCTGATAAGAAAATCGGAGTTTATGATCTGATTTTTAAAACTACAGATGATAAGCAGATTTTAAATTATTTAGAAAAGTTAACAAATACGACGGCAAAATATAGTTGTCATTTTAGTAATTTCTTAATTGCAGAGATTGACGGCAGAAGTGTCGGCTCTCTTTGCAGTTATGAGCCTAGAATAGTGACAAGGGATGTTTTTTTAGCCGCTCTTAGTGAAATCGGCATTAACGGTGAAGAGAGTGAATATCTCGGGCTTATGGATATTTGCGGATTTAGCCTTAACAATAGAACTCTTGTTTTTGACTATATGGAAGAGCTGGAGGGTTTTATGGATGTCGGAATCTTAAAGGCGCTTATGCATAAAAGTTTACTCAACGCAAGATTAAAAGGGTATCGTATCGCGCAAACCATAGTTGAAATAGGCTCTTTGGAGACTTTGCTTTATTATAAAAAGCTCGGTTTCAAAGAGATAAAACAAAAAGAGTGTGAGCCGTATAAAGAGATTTTCGGCAGAGCAGGTTTAGTTTTATTATCTATCGAATTTTGA
- a CDS encoding exonuclease domain-containing protein: MAKRYIILDTETTGTGETDRVIQLGFMVLGEKQIEVQNEFFSSSVPISFGAMEVHGITPDMLDGKPQCRDSGSYKRLLELNTNENYLIIHNAPFDITMLEREGFKTQMRVIDTLRVAKHLLPDEEAHRLQYFRYKMDLYKDEQKEADALGIAIKAHDAIGDVLVLKLFLSKLKDMVLAKFPTANPVEKMVDLTLTPILIKSFNFGKYKGKTLEEVASSDAPYLRWMLNSMEKIDEDLKYSINRVLGN, from the coding sequence TTGGCAAAACGATACATTATTTTAGATACGGAAACAACGGGAACAGGTGAGACGGACAGAGTTATACAGCTCGGATTTATGGTTTTGGGTGAAAAACAGATAGAAGTGCAAAATGAGTTCTTTAGCTCAAGCGTTCCTATTAGCTTTGGCGCAATGGAAGTTCACGGCATCACGCCCGATATGCTTGATGGCAAACCCCAGTGCAGAGATAGCGGTTCATACAAAAGACTGTTAGAGCTTAATACCAACGAGAACTATCTCATAATTCACAACGCGCCTTTTGATATCACGATGCTTGAGAGAGAGGGCTTTAAAACCCAAATGAGAGTTATAGACACCCTAAGAGTCGCAAAACATCTTCTTCCCGATGAAGAGGCTCATAGACTCCAATACTTTCGTTATAAAATGGATCTATATAAAGATGAGCAAAAAGAGGCAGATGCTTTGGGTATAGCAATAAAAGCTCACGATGCCATCGGTGATGTTTTAGTTTTAAAACTGTTTTTAAGCAAGCTAAAAGATATGGTCTTGGCAAAATTCCCGACTGCAAATCCGGTTGAGAAAATGGTCGATTTAACCCTGACTCCCATTTTAATAAAATCATTCAACTTCGGAAAATACAAAGGTAAAACCTTAGAAGAAGTTGCCTCAAGCGATGCCCCGTATCTAAGATGGATGCTTAACTCTATGGAAAAGATTGACGAAGATTTAAAATACTCCATAAACAGAGTTTTAGGAAACTAA
- a CDS encoding peptidoglycan recognition family protein: MYKTFLLALFVPLFLTALEIKQTPIEFGETRVELTKKYIKSHYNLVVEDIKIVPKIVIIHHTAIDDFNDSFSRFISQTLPSDRPDINNGGAVNVSAHFMVERDGTIHQLMPLDFMARHVIGLNYNSIGIENVGGQNSKDNLTKEQLKANIELVRELKKMFPTIEYIVGHYEYRCFEADELWLEVDKKYRTHKDDPSKRFMSELRANLSGFKDAPCMQGHK, translated from the coding sequence ATGTATAAAACCTTTTTATTAGCTCTTTTTGTTCCTCTTTTTTTAACGGCTTTAGAGATAAAACAGACTCCTATAGAGTTTGGAGAAACAAGAGTAGAACTTACGAAAAAATATATTAAATCGCACTACAATTTAGTCGTAGAGGATATAAAAATAGTTCCCAAAATTGTTATTATTCATCATACGGCGATTGATGATTTTAATGATTCATTCTCCCGTTTTATATCACAAACGCTTCCAAGCGACAGACCCGATATAAATAACGGTGGAGCGGTTAATGTCTCGGCTCATTTTATGGTTGAGAGAGACGGAACTATCCATCAGCTGATGCCGCTTGATTTTATGGCGCGACATGTGATAGGGCTGAATTATAACTCTATAGGGATAGAAAATGTCGGCGGGCAAAACTCTAAGGACAATCTGACAAAAGAGCAGTTAAAGGCAAATATAGAGTTGGTTAGAGAGTTAAAAAAGATGTTTCCGACGATAGAGTATATAGTCGGACATTATGAGTACAGATGTTTTGAAGCAGACGAGCTTTGGCTTGAGGTCGATAAAAAATACAGAACGCATAAAGATGACCCGTCAAAGAGATTTATGAGTGAGTTAAGGGCAAATTTGAGCGGCTTTAAAGATGCGCCGTGTATGCAAGGGCATAAATGA
- a CDS encoding DUF819 family protein, protein MIGSPLLYLLVLVFLASVISLIEQKSKFKFFKYLPAVVLIYIFSMVLASLNVFEQNEAIDTVYENAKKYLLPAMLFLMLLQVDIRDFFKLGKSLLIAYTLAVFSIVFGFIAISWAFSFDADMAGAFGALSGSWTGGMANMVAVGTALGVSQEAFGYALIVDSVNYTIWMMFLLFLTPFAHYFNSFTASHEQMAKLEAIGCVSAVGKKRYLFLIFLSALVSIGVNFLAYSGFEILNYTTTTVILATVLGILGSFTKLKNINGSNSVGSAMLYMLIALIGSKALFENFSGVGVYVIAGFCILVIHTLIMVVGAKVFKLDLFSIAVASLSNIGGVASASILAATYNRALVGVGVLMAVMGFIIGTFVGLSVGNILIWMAG, encoded by the coding sequence ATGATCGGCTCGCCGCTTTTATATCTTTTGGTACTTGTATTTTTAGCTTCTGTTATTAGTTTAATTGAGCAAAAGAGCAAGTTTAAATTTTTTAAATACCTTCCTGCGGTTGTGTTAATTTATATATTTAGTATGGTTTTGGCTTCTTTGAATGTATTTGAACAAAATGAAGCTATCGACACCGTTTATGAAAATGCAAAAAAATATCTGCTTCCCGCTATGCTTTTTTTGATGCTCTTGCAAGTTGATATCAGGGATTTTTTCAAGCTTGGAAAATCTCTTCTTATCGCATATACCCTGGCTGTCTTTTCCATTGTTTTTGGTTTTATAGCTATCTCTTGGGCATTTAGTTTTGATGCCGATATGGCAGGGGCATTCGGTGCGTTGAGCGGGAGTTGGACGGGCGGTATGGCAAATATGGTGGCGGTAGGCACGGCTTTGGGTGTTTCACAGGAAGCGTTTGGATATGCGCTTATAGTCGATAGCGTGAACTATACGATTTGGATGATGTTTTTGCTTTTCTTAACCCCGTTTGCGCACTATTTTAACTCATTTACGGCTTCGCATGAGCAGATGGCAAAACTTGAAGCCATAGGGTGTGTATCTGCCGTAGGGAAAAAGAGATACCTGTTTTTGATATTTTTGTCTGCTCTTGTTTCTATAGGTGTTAATTTTTTGGCATATAGCGGATTTGAGATATTGAACTATACGACTACGACCGTAATCCTTGCAACCGTGCTTGGCATCTTAGGCTCATTTACAAAACTAAAAAATATAAACGGCTCTAACTCCGTAGGCTCCGCGATGCTATATATGCTTATAGCTCTTATCGGTTCAAAGGCATTGTTTGAAAACTTTAGCGGTGTAGGCGTATATGTTATTGCCGGATTTTGTATTTTGGTCATTCATACGCTTATTATGGTTGTTGGTGCGAAGGTGTTTAAACTTGATCTCTTTAGCATAGCTGTTGCTTCACTCTCAAACATAGGCGGAGTAGCATCCGCGTCCATTCTGGCGGCGACTTATAACAGAGCGCTTGTGGGCGTCGGTGTTTTGATGGCGGTTATGGGCTTTATAATAGGCACTTTTGTCGGTTTAAGCGTAGGAAATATTTTGATTTGGATGGCGGGATGA
- a CDS encoding dipeptide epimerase yields the protein MRITNIKTQVERIELKTPFKTALRTATHVEFARVFVQTQNGFVGIGEAPATKAITGEDIEDILESIGSVKELFLGLLPKEALIKLHTAKIGSSAKAALDIAFVHLLSQEAKKRLYDYFGATDLTPLQTDVTISLNESAVMLHDAKKAVDEGMEILKVKVGSDVLHAVGVVRAIAKELSHAKLLVDANQAWSVEDSEFFIASMFDVVIELIEQPVVASDLDGLKKITEISHIPILADEAAFNLEDVKKVVASKSADMINIKFMKCGGVSKAIEILEYAREQKVPCMLGSMLEGPYSINMALHLAFAYRDVIKYIDLDSPLLYKEPSSELDFEFRGCKIVLVS from the coding sequence ATGAGAATAACAAATATAAAAACCCAAGTAGAACGCATAGAGCTTAAAACTCCGTTTAAAACCGCTCTTCGCACCGCTACTCATGTGGAGTTTGCAAGGGTTTTTGTGCAGACGCAAAACGGCTTTGTGGGTATCGGCGAAGCACCTGCTACAAAAGCGATTACGGGCGAGGATATAGAGGATATTTTAGAGTCTATCGGCAGTGTCAAAGAGTTGTTTCTGGGTCTTTTGCCAAAAGAGGCACTTATAAAACTCCATACTGCAAAAATCGGCTCAAGTGCAAAAGCCGCGCTTGATATAGCGTTTGTGCATCTGCTCTCTCAAGAGGCAAAAAAGAGGCTTTATGACTACTTTGGTGCGACGGATTTAACTCCGCTTCAAACGGATGTGACTATTAGTTTAAATGAGAGTGCGGTGATGCTTCATGATGCTAAAAAGGCAGTTGATGAGGGCATGGAGATACTAAAAGTAAAAGTCGGTAGTGATGTTTTGCATGCGGTGGGTGTTGTAAGAGCCATTGCAAAAGAGTTATCGCATGCCAAGCTGCTTGTGGATGCCAATCAGGCTTGGAGCGTAGAAGATAGCGAATTTTTTATCGCAAGTATGTTTGATGTAGTCATTGAACTTATTGAACAGCCTGTTGTTGCTTCTGATTTGGACGGTTTAAAAAAGATAACAGAGATTTCACATATCCCGATTTTGGCGGATGAAGCGGCATTTAATCTTGAAGATGTAAAAAAAGTCGTTGCTTCAAAGAGTGCAGATATGATAAATATAAAGTTTATGAAGTGCGGCGGAGTGAGCAAGGCGATAGAGATTTTGGAGTATGCAAGAGAGCAAAAAGTGCCTTGTATGCTCGGTTCGATGCTAGAGGGTCCATACTCTATAAATATGGCGTTGCATCTGGCATTTGCTTATAGAGATGTTATAAAGTATATCGACTTGGATAGTCCGCTTCTTTACAAAGAACCATCAAGTGAGCTTGATTTTGAGTTTAGGGGCTGTAAAATAGTTCTTGTTTCTTAA